Proteins encoded together in one Chiloscyllium plagiosum isolate BGI_BamShark_2017 chromosome 3, ASM401019v2, whole genome shotgun sequence window:
- the LOC122548577 gene encoding calpain small subunit 1-like has product MPSFVLIWQKIYKKNDLDQSGTMSSSEMRVAVEEAGFHLNNQLTQIIVARYSDVDNLTLDFDNFVSCLVRLEAVFKMFNSLPKDGDGLVELGMLQWLTLAMG; this is encoded by the exons ATGCCTTCCTTTGTCTTAATTTGGCAGAAAATCTACAAGAAGAATGATCTGGACCAGTCTGGCACCATGAGCTCCAGTGAGATGCGAGTTGCTGTTGAGGAAGCTG gTTTCCACTTGAATAACCAGCTGACCCAGATCATTGTGGCCCGCTATTCCGACGTGGATAATCTCACCCTTGATTTCGataactttgtttcctgtctagtTCGCCTGGAAGCTGTTTTCA AAATGTttaattctctgcccaaggatgGAGATGGTCTTGTCGAGCTCGGAATGCTGCAG tgGCTAACGTTGGCCATGGGCTGA